In Bacillus sp. DX3.1, the following proteins share a genomic window:
- a CDS encoding acyl-CoA thioesterase, whose product MEKKFMRESKAIKTTRVFPNDLNNHQTLFGGKLLAEIDSIASIAAARHSRKHCVTASIDSVDFLTPIHQTDSVCYEASVCYTGRSSMEVFVKVIAENLLAGERRIAATCFITFVAIKDNKPSSVPQVIPETEEEHWLYNTGAERAEKRKINRLKSKEMAEVLTLNKPWSV is encoded by the coding sequence ATGGAAAAGAAATTTATGAGGGAATCAAAAGCAATAAAAACAACACGAGTTTTTCCCAATGACTTAAACAACCATCAAACATTATTTGGAGGAAAATTATTAGCGGAAATTGATAGTATTGCCTCTATTGCAGCCGCACGTCATAGCCGTAAGCATTGCGTAACTGCATCCATTGATTCTGTTGATTTTTTAACTCCAATTCACCAAACTGATTCCGTTTGCTACGAAGCGTCCGTTTGCTATACTGGTAGATCTTCTATGGAAGTATTTGTGAAGGTTATTGCAGAAAATCTACTAGCAGGAGAACGACGAATTGCTGCAACTTGCTTCATCACGTTTGTTGCGATAAAAGATAATAAACCATCCTCCGTCCCACAAGTGATTCCAGAAACAGAAGAAGAGCATTGGTTATATAACACGGGTGCTGAACGAGCGGAAAAACGTAAAATAAACCGCCTAAAAAGTAAGGAAATGGCGGAAGTATTAACATTGAATAAACCTTGGAGCGTATAA
- a CDS encoding oligosaccharide flippase family protein, whose amino-acid sequence MQKSLVSNIFYKILLNTFNIILPILVGPYAYRTLGANSMGTVNFAETVFNYFFIFAVFGVYQYGLREISLVKNDKKKVSQLFTSLYVINFTTSILALIAFILCSYIGYGDKDLFPVLLIFGFNFISNMFYVEWFNEAHENYDFITKKTVAVRLIYVVLLFTFIHGADDYKQFAGLLVLSTFLNHFISFIYVKRRVPFDFSNLTIIPHLKPLFLVVIFSNANLLYTQLDRLFLGEYAGKAAVAFYVMAFQIMTIINTLMLSVIQVTIPRLSYLSGNATEKEYETLLNKISQVYFITLFPAAIGLMIIAHEAVIIYGGNEFANAGSTLMVFALYMISVGIESILANQIIYVKKKENILIRFLFICGFINLVLNIALIFFHVLTPTTAIITTTIANCLLITFEYIYVKKKLTVNYTLFDMQKLKYLFYSLTFLPLALAVRVVIPGQILQVIVTILTCGFAYALILWITKDAILLMLLEKMKAKFKRS is encoded by the coding sequence ATGCAAAAATCACTTGTCTCAAATATTTTCTATAAAATATTACTCAACACCTTTAATATCATTCTGCCAATTTTAGTAGGTCCTTACGCATATCGAACGCTTGGGGCCAATTCAATGGGAACAGTTAACTTTGCTGAAACAGTTTTTAATTACTTTTTCATTTTTGCTGTATTTGGTGTATATCAATATGGCTTACGTGAAATCAGCTTAGTAAAAAATGACAAGAAAAAAGTCTCACAATTGTTTACAAGTTTATATGTTATTAACTTCACAACCAGTATTCTGGCTTTAATAGCATTTATACTCTGTAGTTATATTGGATATGGCGATAAGGACTTATTTCCTGTACTGCTCATTTTTGGATTCAATTTTATTTCAAATATGTTTTATGTAGAATGGTTCAATGAAGCACATGAAAATTATGATTTTATTACGAAGAAAACCGTTGCTGTCCGTCTTATTTATGTTGTGCTTCTTTTCACTTTTATTCATGGAGCGGATGACTATAAGCAATTTGCTGGTTTATTAGTTCTATCGACATTTTTAAATCATTTTATCAGTTTTATATATGTGAAACGCCGGGTTCCGTTTGATTTTTCAAATTTGACGATTATCCCACATTTAAAACCTTTATTTTTAGTTGTTATCTTTTCAAATGCCAATCTCTTATACACGCAATTAGATCGTCTATTCTTAGGAGAATATGCTGGAAAGGCTGCAGTTGCTTTCTATGTCATGGCTTTTCAAATTATGACCATTATTAATACACTTATGTTAAGCGTTATTCAGGTTACGATTCCAAGACTCTCTTATTTATCAGGAAACGCTACGGAAAAGGAATATGAAACGTTACTAAATAAAATCTCTCAAGTATATTTCATTACCCTCTTCCCCGCTGCTATTGGTCTCATGATTATTGCTCATGAAGCTGTTATTATTTACGGCGGAAACGAGTTTGCTAATGCTGGTAGCACACTCATGGTTTTTGCATTGTATATGATTTCAGTAGGAATCGAATCTATTTTGGCGAATCAAATTATTTATGTAAAAAAGAAAGAAAATATTTTAATACGCTTTTTATTCATTTGTGGTTTCATAAACCTTGTATTAAATATTGCACTTATATTCTTTCATGTACTTACACCAACCACAGCAATTATCACAACAACAATTGCCAACTGTTTGTTAATTACATTTGAGTATATATACGTAAAAAAGAAATTAACAGTCAATTATACATTGTTCGATATGCAGAAGCTAAAGTATCTCTTTTATTCACTTACATTTTTACCATTAGCACTGGCTGTTCGCGTCGTAATCCCTGGGCAGATCCTACAAGTTATCGTTACAATTTTAACATGTGGATTCGCCTATGCCCTTATTCTATGGATAACGAAAGATGCAATTCTCCTCATGCTTTTAGAAAAAATGAAAGCAAAATTTAAGAGATCTTGA
- a CDS encoding glycosyltransferase family 2 protein — MKFSLIMATCGRRDDIIDLLKSLEKQTYQNFELIVVDQNDNPISDLFEGYKEKFSINYIYTPIKGLSRARNKGLKVADGDIITFPDDDCIYETDVLERILETFEKNVDIHFISTNTTNVEKTGSLINAPKTDIILNNKYGFMGPSFALFFTKQFVQDVGTFDEDLGVGSGTIYGAGEETDFVLRGMKNGYTGVFKKDLFVYHPVKEEIINEQSLKRAISYASGFGRVIRLHYGFPYFLRATAAASFRTMQNISNDKRKFHANRLKGIIRGYFK; from the coding sequence TTGAAATTTTCTTTAATCATGGCCACTTGTGGCAGACGTGATGATATTATAGATTTACTAAAATCGTTAGAAAAACAAACATACCAAAATTTCGAGCTCATTGTAGTTGATCAAAATGACAATCCAATTTCTGATCTCTTCGAAGGCTATAAGGAGAAATTTTCTATCAACTACATTTATACACCTATTAAAGGGTTATCTCGTGCACGAAATAAAGGATTAAAAGTAGCTGATGGTGACATTATAACTTTCCCAGATGACGATTGCATTTATGAAACAGACGTATTAGAAAGGATCCTAGAAACGTTTGAAAAAAATGTAGATATTCATTTTATATCAACAAATACTACCAATGTTGAAAAAACAGGGTCATTAATAAATGCACCGAAAACGGATATTATTTTAAATAATAAATACGGATTCATGGGGCCGTCTTTTGCACTATTCTTTACGAAGCAATTTGTACAAGATGTTGGTACGTTTGATGAAGATTTAGGGGTCGGATCAGGCACAATTTACGGAGCTGGTGAAGAAACTGACTTCGTACTTCGTGGTATGAAAAACGGATATACAGGTGTATTTAAGAAAGATCTTTTCGTATATCATCCAGTTAAAGAAGAAATTATTAATGAACAATCATTAAAAAGGGCCATTTCCTATGCTAGTGGTTTCGGAAGAGTCATTCGCTTACATTATGGATTCCCTTACTTTTTACGTGCGACTGCCGCCGCTTCATTCCGTACGATGCAAAACATTTCTAACGATAAACGAAAATTTCACGCAAATCGCTTAAAAGGAATCATTCGAGGATACTTCAAATAA
- a CDS encoding SDR family NAD(P)-dependent oxidoreductase → MKKALVMGASGAMGYAITKELCNRGIDVVAFARNKKKLEKLFYGEEKVQIMTGDVFQQSNVMEAAKGVDVIFHAVNIPYTNWEMQQQKLLKNILETTKYYGIKLAMVDNIYAYGRQGQEQVTEKVEKHPHTKKGKIRLQLEMMAKQYEVPVLIAHFPDFYGPNAESTLIHHTLQSVLANKMANFVGDKRLAREYIFTPDGAKAIVELALRDEAYGQNWNIPGCGVITGEEMIQHIRELTGYTKSVMTVKKGMIRLLGLFDKQMREFVEMLYLTEEPVVLSGEKYERYIGKVPRTPYRNGLKETILFMEGKN, encoded by the coding sequence ATGAAAAAGGCTTTAGTAATGGGAGCATCTGGAGCAATGGGGTATGCAATTACAAAGGAGTTATGTAATCGGGGGATTGATGTGGTTGCTTTTGCAAGGAATAAGAAGAAATTGGAAAAGTTATTTTATGGAGAAGAAAAAGTACAAATAATGACCGGCGATGTATTTCAGCAATCGAATGTAATGGAAGCGGCCAAAGGTGTCGATGTCATTTTTCATGCTGTAAATATTCCGTATACAAATTGGGAAATGCAGCAGCAAAAGCTATTAAAAAATATATTAGAAACAACAAAGTATTACGGAATTAAATTAGCGATGGTGGATAATATTTATGCGTATGGAAGGCAAGGACAAGAGCAAGTAACAGAAAAAGTAGAAAAGCATCCTCATACAAAAAAGGGGAAAATTCGATTACAACTTGAGATGATGGCAAAACAATACGAGGTACCAGTACTTATTGCTCATTTCCCAGATTTTTATGGTCCAAATGCGGAAAGTACGCTTATTCATCATACGTTACAAAGTGTTCTTGCAAATAAGATGGCTAACTTTGTTGGAGATAAGCGGCTTGCAAGAGAATATATTTTTACACCAGATGGCGCTAAAGCTATTGTTGAATTAGCATTACGTGATGAAGCATATGGACAGAATTGGAACATACCAGGTTGTGGTGTGATTACAGGAGAAGAGATGATTCAACATATAAGAGAATTAACTGGATATACAAAATCGGTAATGACTGTAAAAAAAGGTATGATAAGATTGCTTGGCTTATTTGATAAACAGATGAGGGAGTTTGTAGAAATGTTATATTTGACAGAAGAACCGGTTGTATTAAGCGGAGAAAAATATGAGCGCTATATTGGTAAAGTGCCAAGGACACCTTATCGTAATGGATTAAAGGAGACCATTTTATTTATGGAAGGGAAGAATTAA
- a CDS encoding TetR/AcrR family transcriptional regulator yields the protein MSPRRAVKQELTREMIMNAARELFIKQGYQHTSMRKIATELGYSHGSLYYHFKNKAELFYAMIEQDFQLLDQKLDEVTAQDLQQEEQLKAVLLGFIEFGLRNQSHYEMMFLIKDDELKEWLADGPNVSYEKFATVISSLCHGNINIMTIWSVFLSLHGFVSHYCRCDQTFEDVQTLAASHVDFIVKSLLM from the coding sequence ATGTCACCAAGAAGAGCAGTTAAACAAGAGTTAACAAGAGAAATGATTATGAATGCAGCGAGAGAATTGTTTATAAAACAAGGATATCAGCATACTTCAATGCGTAAGATTGCAACAGAATTAGGATATAGTCACGGTTCGCTCTATTATCATTTTAAAAATAAAGCAGAGCTCTTTTATGCAATGATTGAGCAAGACTTTCAATTATTAGATCAAAAATTAGATGAAGTTACAGCTCAAGACCTACAGCAGGAAGAGCAACTAAAAGCAGTTTTACTTGGCTTTATTGAATTTGGTCTGCGAAATCAAAGTCATTATGAAATGATGTTTCTTATTAAAGATGATGAATTAAAAGAGTGGCTAGCAGATGGACCAAATGTAAGTTATGAAAAATTTGCCACTGTCATATCATCTCTTTGTCATGGAAATATAAATATCATGACAATATGGTCTGTCTTTTTATCATTACATGGATTTGTATCGCATTATTGTAGATGTGATCAAACGTTTGAAGATGTGCAAACGCTAGCCGCTTCGCATGTGGATTTTATTGTGAAATCGCTTCTTATGTAA
- a CDS encoding ABC-F family ATP-binding cassette domain-containing protein — protein MQEFSIMIQDTISAWTEDTMSLLTVENLGHTFGDRTLFKDVSLRLLAGEHVGLVGANGVGKSTFMNIITGQLIHDDGRVEWTPGTHYGYLDQHTILTAGRTIRDVLTDAFLPLFEKEKELNTIAEKMGTATPEELEELLEQMANVQDALEAGGFYLLDIKIEEAARGLGIDAIGLDRDVSALSGGQRTKVLLAKLLLEQPEVLLLDEPTNYLDVEHIQWLTNYLKEYPHAFLLISHDTEFMNKCVDVIFHLEFSKMTRYTATYEKFLELAEMNKNQHLNAYQKQQEFIKKQEDFISKNKARYSTTGRAKSRQKQLDRMERIDRPETAIKPEFSFKESRASSRFVFEGEDVEIGYTHPLLPKLTMAIERGEKIAIVGCNGVGKSTLLKTILGKIKPLGGKTSLGDFLEPAYFEQEVKADNLTPIDDVWNTFPHLDQHQVRAMLARCGLKNEHISRPLSQLSGGEQAKVRLCKLMGEESNWLLFDEPTNHLDVTAKEELKKALKTYKGTILLVCHEPDFYEDWITKVWNVEEWAQANN, from the coding sequence ATCCAAGAATTTAGTATCATGATTCAAGATACTATTTCAGCATGGACGGAGGACACTATGAGTTTATTAACAGTAGAAAACCTAGGTCATACATTTGGTGACCGCACATTATTTAAAGATGTATCACTACGTTTATTAGCAGGAGAACATGTTGGATTAGTCGGCGCAAACGGCGTTGGTAAATCAACATTTATGAATATTATTACAGGACAGCTTATTCATGATGACGGACGTGTAGAGTGGACGCCTGGTACACATTACGGATATTTAGATCAACACACCATTTTAACGGCTGGAAGAACCATTCGCGACGTACTAACAGATGCATTCTTACCTTTATTTGAAAAAGAAAAAGAGTTAAATACGATTGCCGAAAAAATGGGAACTGCCACACCAGAAGAATTAGAAGAACTACTTGAGCAAATGGCGAACGTGCAAGATGCACTTGAAGCAGGTGGCTTCTACTTATTAGATATTAAAATTGAAGAAGCGGCACGCGGTCTTGGGATTGATGCAATTGGTTTAGATCGTGATGTTTCTGCATTAAGCGGTGGACAACGTACGAAAGTATTGCTTGCAAAGCTATTACTGGAACAACCAGAAGTACTATTACTAGATGAGCCAACCAACTATTTGGACGTTGAACATATTCAATGGCTAACAAACTATTTAAAAGAATATCCACATGCGTTTCTTTTAATTTCCCATGATACAGAATTCATGAACAAATGTGTCGATGTTATTTTCCATCTAGAATTTTCAAAAATGACGCGTTACACAGCAACATATGAGAAATTTTTAGAGCTAGCAGAAATGAATAAAAATCAACATTTAAACGCCTACCAAAAACAACAAGAATTTATTAAAAAACAAGAAGATTTCATTTCAAAAAACAAAGCGCGTTATTCAACAACAGGACGTGCGAAAAGCCGCCAGAAGCAGCTTGATCGTATGGAACGTATTGATCGCCCAGAAACAGCGATCAAACCAGAATTCTCGTTCAAAGAATCCCGTGCAAGCAGCCGTTTTGTCTTTGAGGGTGAAGATGTAGAAATTGGTTACACACATCCACTACTACCAAAATTAACAATGGCAATTGAGCGCGGTGAAAAAATCGCAATTGTTGGATGTAATGGTGTTGGTAAATCAACATTACTAAAAACAATTCTTGGAAAAATCAAACCATTAGGCGGGAAAACTAGTCTTGGCGATTTCCTGGAGCCAGCATACTTTGAGCAAGAAGTAAAAGCAGATAATTTAACACCAATCGATGATGTGTGGAATACATTCCCACATTTAGATCAGCATCAAGTTCGTGCGATGTTAGCAAGATGTGGTTTAAAAAATGAACATATCTCTCGCCCATTGAGTCAATTAAGTGGTGGAGAACAAGCGAAAGTCCGCTTATGTAAATTGATGGGTGAAGAAAGCAACTGGTTGCTATTTGATGAGCCGACGAATCACCTTGATGTGACAGCGAAAGAAGAGCTAAAGAAGGCTCTTAAAACATATAAAGGAACGATTCTTCTCGTATGTCACGAACCAGACTTTTATGAAGATTGGATAACAAAAGTTTGGAATGTAGAAGAATGGGCACAAGCTAATAACTAA
- a CDS encoding TetR/AcrR family transcriptional regulator: protein MKEKERLIIEMAMKLFATKGMSATSVQEIVTACGISKGAFYLYFKSKDELLLATLRYYYEKIHKKMMAIDEESLLPREKFKKQLYCQFNDVQKHKEFLIIYARENAIPFNKEVEALMVKMKLESHAFYRNNLLSIYGQKVIPYILDLVVMVELICRGYLELIILHAIEIDLAHVSTFILKRMDDLVEGLVHSEDMPVLQEEKMNQLFGSSEIIKEQAKEHFLQEIVTFKRTLADQLENDELLVTLDVLEAEMRLPNPRIPVIQGMLANLRAYADLKDFQLRLAGYYNIKIT from the coding sequence ATGAAAGAAAAAGAACGTTTAATTATCGAAATGGCAATGAAGTTATTTGCGACTAAGGGTATGAGTGCAACTTCAGTACAAGAAATCGTAACAGCATGTGGAATATCAAAGGGAGCGTTTTATTTATATTTCAAATCAAAAGATGAATTGTTATTAGCGACACTCCGATATTATTATGAAAAAATCCATAAAAAGATGATGGCTATTGATGAAGAATCTTTGCTACCACGTGAAAAGTTTAAAAAACAATTGTATTGTCAGTTTAATGATGTCCAAAAACATAAGGAATTTCTTATTATATATGCGAGGGAAAATGCAATCCCGTTTAATAAAGAAGTAGAGGCTTTAATGGTGAAAATGAAGTTAGAGTCGCATGCCTTTTATCGAAATAACTTATTATCTATTTATGGTCAAAAAGTTATTCCATATATATTAGACCTTGTGGTTATGGTAGAGTTGATATGCCGAGGATATTTAGAACTAATTATTTTACACGCGATAGAAATAGACTTGGCTCACGTCTCTACATTTATTTTAAAGAGAATGGATGATCTTGTAGAGGGGCTTGTACATTCTGAGGACATGCCCGTTTTGCAGGAAGAGAAAATGAACCAATTATTTGGTAGTTCAGAGATTATTAAAGAGCAAGCCAAAGAGCATTTTTTACAGGAAATTGTTACGTTCAAACGCACACTAGCAGATCAATTAGAAAATGATGAGTTGTTAGTTACTTTAGATGTTTTGGAAGCTGAAATGAGGTTGCCAAATCCAAGAATACCAGTGATTCAAGGAATGTTAGCAAACTTAAGGGCATATGCTGATTTGAAAGATTTTCAATTGAGGTTAGCTGGATACTATAATATAAAAATTACGTGA
- a CDS encoding efflux RND transporter permease subunit, with product MNKLINFSLKNKFAVWLLTILVTIAGIYSGLNMKLETIPDITTPVVTVTTVYPGATPAEVADKVSKPMEQQLQNLSGVNVVSSSSYQNASSIQVEYDFDKNMEKAETEIKEALANMKLPEGVQDPKVSQVNFNAFPVISLSIASKDESLATLTEKVEKTIVPGLKGLDGVASVQISGQQVDEVQLVFKQDKMKELGLSEDTVKNIIKGSDVSVPLGLYTFKDTEKSVVVDGNITTLSALKEMKIPAVPSTGGQGNPGAGAQSPQMNPAAAGGIPTVTLEEIADIKEVGKAESISRTNGKEAIGIQIVKASDANTVDVVNAVKDKVKDFEKKYKNLEIISTFDQGAPIEKSVETMLSKAIFGAIFAIVIIMLFLRNIRTTLISVVSIPLSLLIAVLLLKQMDITLNMMTLGAMTVAIGRVVDDSIVVIENIYRRMSLSGEKLKGRDLIREATKEMFVPIMSSTIVTIAVFLPLGLVKGMIGEMFLPFALTIVFALLASLLVAVTIVPMLAHSLFKKESTREKHVHHEEKPSKLANGYKRLLAWALNHKIITSSIAVLLLVGSLTLVPIIGVSFLPSEEEKMIIATYNPEPGQTLEDVEKITTEAEKHFQDKKDVKTIQFSLGGENPMSPGQTNQAMFFVQYDNDTKNFEKEKEQVVKDLQKMTGKGEWKNQDFGASGGSNEIKLYVYGDSLEDIKPVVKDIQNIMKKNKDLKDIDSSIAKSYAEYTLVADQEKLSKMGLTAGQIGMGLSNQHDRPALTTIKKDGKDINVYVEVEKQNYETVDDLTNRKIETPLGTEVAVKDVMTVKEGETSNTVTHRDGRTYAEVTAKLTTDDVSKASASVQKEVDRMDLPTGVDVSMGGVTEDIQESFTQLGLAMLAAIAIVYFVLVVTFGGALAPFAILFSLPFTIIGALVALLISGETLSVSAMIGALMLIGIVVTNAIVLIDRVLHKEREGLSTREALLEAGATRLRPILMTAIATIGALIPLALGFEGSGLISKGLGVTVIGGLTSSTLLTLLIVPIVYEALSKFKKKKKTVE from the coding sequence ATGAACAAACTCATTAACTTTTCGTTAAAAAATAAGTTCGCAGTTTGGCTATTAACCATTCTTGTTACCATTGCAGGAATTTATTCTGGCCTTAATATGAAGTTAGAAACAATTCCTGATATTACAACACCTGTTGTAACAGTAACAACGGTTTATCCTGGTGCTACACCAGCGGAAGTAGCAGATAAAGTATCTAAACCGATGGAACAACAACTGCAAAATTTGAGTGGAGTCAACGTTGTAAGTTCTTCCTCTTATCAAAATGCTTCTTCTATTCAAGTAGAATATGATTTTGATAAGAATATGGAAAAAGCGGAAACTGAGATTAAAGAAGCACTCGCAAATATGAAATTACCAGAAGGTGTGCAAGATCCAAAAGTTTCTCAAGTAAACTTTAATGCCTTCCCTGTTATTTCATTGAGCATAGCAAGTAAAGATGAATCTTTAGCTACCTTAACTGAAAAAGTGGAAAAAACGATTGTCCCAGGATTAAAAGGACTTGATGGTGTCGCATCTGTTCAAATTTCAGGACAACAAGTAGACGAAGTACAACTTGTCTTTAAACAAGATAAGATGAAAGAATTAGGTTTAAGCGAAGATACAGTTAAAAATATCATTAAAGGTTCTGATGTTTCTGTACCGCTTGGATTGTATACATTTAAAGATACGGAAAAATCAGTTGTCGTAGATGGCAATATTACAACACTCTCAGCATTAAAAGAAATGAAGATTCCTGCTGTTCCTTCAACAGGTGGCCAAGGTAACCCAGGAGCAGGGGCTCAATCACCACAGATGAATCCAGCTGCAGCTGGCGGTATCCCTACTGTTACGTTAGAAGAAATTGCCGATATTAAAGAAGTAGGAAAAGCAGAGTCCATTTCTCGTACAAATGGAAAAGAAGCTATTGGCATTCAAATCGTTAAAGCATCTGATGCTAATACAGTTGATGTTGTAAATGCTGTAAAAGATAAAGTAAAAGACTTTGAAAAGAAATATAAAAACCTAGAAATCATCTCAACATTTGACCAAGGTGCACCAATCGAAAAATCAGTTGAAACAATGCTCAGCAAAGCAATCTTTGGTGCAATCTTCGCCATTGTAATTATTATGTTGTTCTTACGAAACATCCGAACAACATTGATTTCTGTCGTTTCTATACCACTTTCTTTATTAATTGCTGTTTTATTACTAAAGCAGATGGATATTACACTTAATATGATGACACTTGGAGCGATGACCGTTGCCATTGGGCGCGTTGTCGATGATTCAATCGTTGTTATTGAAAATATTTACCGACGCATGTCCTTATCAGGCGAAAAATTAAAAGGTAGAGACTTAATTCGCGAAGCAACAAAAGAGATGTTTGTTCCAATTATGTCTTCAACAATTGTAACAATTGCAGTCTTTTTACCTCTTGGACTTGTAAAAGGTATGATTGGTGAAATGTTCTTACCGTTTGCTTTAACAATTGTCTTTGCCTTATTAGCTTCGTTACTTGTAGCAGTTACAATTGTACCAATGCTAGCACATTCTTTATTCAAAAAGGAAAGTACAAGAGAAAAACATGTACATCATGAAGAAAAACCAAGTAAATTAGCAAATGGATATAAACGCCTGCTTGCATGGGCGCTAAATCATAAAATTATTACATCTAGCATCGCTGTTCTTTTATTAGTAGGTAGCCTTACACTTGTACCAATTATTGGGGTAAGTTTCTTACCATCTGAAGAAGAGAAAATGATTATTGCAACGTACAACCCTGAACCAGGGCAAACATTAGAAGACGTTGAAAAAATAACAACAGAGGCAGAAAAACACTTCCAAGACAAAAAAGATGTAAAAACAATTCAGTTCTCATTAGGTGGAGAAAACCCAATGAGCCCAGGACAAACAAATCAAGCTATGTTCTTCGTTCAGTATGACAATGACACGAAAAACTTTGAAAAAGAGAAAGAACAAGTTGTCAAAGACTTACAAAAAATGACAGGTAAAGGTGAATGGAAAAACCAAGATTTCGGAGCTAGCGGAGGCAGCAACGAAATTAAGCTATACGTATACGGAGATAGCTTAGAAGACATCAAACCTGTCGTAAAAGATATTCAAAATATCATGAAAAAGAATAAAGATTTAAAAGATATCGACTCTAGTATTGCAAAATCCTATGCAGAATACACATTAGTCGCAGATCAAGAAAAACTAAGTAAAATGGGCCTAACGGCTGGCCAAATTGGAATGGGACTTTCTAATCAACATGATCGCCCTGCTCTCACAACAATTAAAAAAGACGGTAAAGATATTAACGTCTATGTAGAAGTAGAAAAACAAAACTATGAAACTGTTGATGATTTAACAAACCGTAAAATTGAAACACCACTTGGCACTGAAGTAGCTGTTAAAGACGTCATGACTGTAAAAGAAGGCGAAACTTCCAACACAGTAACACACCGTGATGGACGTACCTATGCAGAAGTGACTGCTAAATTAACGACAGATGATGTTTCAAAAGCATCAGCTTCCGTCCAAAAAGAAGTAGATAGAATGGACCTTCCTACTGGCGTAGACGTTTCTATGGGCGGTGTCACAGAAGATATTCAAGAATCATTCACACAACTTGGCTTAGCTATGCTAGCTGCGATTGCAATTGTATACTTCGTTCTTGTTGTTACCTTTGGCGGTGCACTAGCACCATTTGCGATTTTATTCTCGCTACCATTTACAATTATCGGGGCTCTCGTTGCACTATTGATTTCTGGTGAAACATTAAGTGTATCAGCAATGATTGGGGCGCTTATGTTAATCGGTATCGTTGTAACGAACGCTATCGTTTTAATTGACCGTGTGCTTCATAAAGAGCGCGAAGGACTCTCTACTCGTGAAGCGCTACTCGAGGCTGGTGCAACTCGCTTACGTCCAATTTTAATGACAGCAATTGCAACGATTGGAGCGCTTATCCCACTTGCACTAGGATTTGAAGGAAGCGGCTTAATTTCAAAAGGACTTGGAGTAACCGTAATTGGTGGATTAACAAGTTCAACATTATTAACGCTTCTTATTGTTCCAATTGTATACGAGGCTTTGAGTAAGTTTAAAAAGAAAAAGAAAACAGTAGAATAA